The Elusimicrobiota bacterium genome includes a region encoding these proteins:
- a CDS encoding HAD-IA family hydrolase, whose protein sequence is MKRALLAAVILDMDGVMVDSEYQWMLLERPFLRGLVGRWTVADHRKVVGLGVVDLYYHLVREYGLRLGKTDFLARCDRIAREVYLRKVGLAPGLRRFIADLRRRRVPLGLASSSPKEWVDMVLRRFRLRAAFRAVVTGDDAPGRTKPAPDLYLLAARRLKVRPAICLAVEDSDFGVRAAKDAGMTCVGLRSGNNDEQELSEADWQARGFAALGYRRLISRLKAACALTKAPQSASKA, encoded by the coding sequence ATGAAGAGGGCGCTTCTCGCGGCCGTCATCCTCGACATGGACGGGGTCATGGTGGACAGCGAGTATCAGTGGATGCTCTTGGAGAGGCCCTTCCTGCGCGGCCTGGTCGGACGCTGGACCGTGGCTGACCACCGCAAGGTCGTAGGCCTGGGCGTGGTGGACCTCTACTATCATCTGGTCAGGGAGTACGGCCTGCGCCTTGGGAAAACCGACTTCCTGGCGCGCTGCGACCGCATCGCCCGAGAGGTCTACCTGCGCAAGGTCGGCCTGGCTCCGGGTTTACGGCGTTTCATCGCAGACCTACGACGCCGCAGGGTGCCGCTGGGACTGGCCTCATCCTCTCCCAAGGAATGGGTGGACATGGTCCTGCGGCGCTTCCGCCTCAGGGCGGCGTTCCGTGCGGTCGTGACCGGCGACGACGCGCCCGGACGGACCAAGCCGGCCCCGGACCTCTACCTGCTGGCGGCGCGGCGCCTCAAGGTGCGCCCCGCCATCTGCTTGGCCGTAGAGGACTCGGACTTCGGGGTGCGCGCCGCCAAGGACGCGGGCATGACCTGCGTGGGGCTGCGCAGCGGGAACAACGACGAGCAGGAGCTCTCGGAGGCGGATTGGCAGGCTCGCGGTTTCGCGGCCCTGGGCTACCGGAGGCTGATCTCGCGGCTCAAGGCCGCTTGCGCCTTGACGAAGGCGCCCCAGTCCGCCAGCAAGGCCTGA
- a CDS encoding FGGY family carbohydrate kinase produces the protein MNQAVVIALDQGSSTSRTLAIDARGKVVARAQLPVRTFYPKAGWAEHDALEIARTQERTLDAVLDQLPRATEVLGVAVASQRSTVVFWDRKTGKPASRAPSWQDGRGAAVVAPLQARQTDAHERTGLYLTPYYSAPKVKWFLDNDPAVRRLAEEGRLLAAPVATFLIWRLTRGEVFATDPTLAQRMMLLNLRTMDWDPEMLALFNVPRALLPNVFSSAGDWGSFHRGGRKLPILACLGDQQAATMGLGGVAPGSAVANYGTGAFFLYNTGEAQHRVPGLLTSVAWKLRDRPAIFLQEGTVHAAGASFDWLRENLGLLKKQTDIDRLCRASKNRVLVLPAIGGLGAPRWDYITKTVFFGMTNQTRAADLVRGMAEGIAFEIADIVAALRQAGLKPGAVKASGGLSRVSYLLQFQADLLGAEIERCGEAEVTALGAASLAAEAAGAPWAGRLRQGKGVRVFKPALPEPEAQALLADWGAFVKAQAALSREISLR, from the coding sequence GTGAACCAAGCCGTGGTCATCGCCCTGGACCAGGGCAGCTCCACCTCCCGGACGCTGGCCATAGACGCCCGGGGCAAGGTCGTGGCCCGGGCTCAGCTCCCGGTGAGGACCTTCTACCCCAAGGCCGGCTGGGCCGAGCACGACGCGCTGGAGATCGCGCGCACCCAGGAGCGGACCCTGGACGCCGTGCTGGACCAGCTGCCCCGCGCCACGGAGGTCCTGGGCGTCGCGGTGGCCTCCCAGCGCTCGACCGTCGTCTTCTGGGACCGCAAGACCGGCAAGCCCGCGTCCCGGGCGCCGAGCTGGCAGGACGGCCGCGGCGCGGCCGTGGTGGCGCCGCTGCAGGCGCGGCAGACCGACGCGCACGAGCGCACGGGCCTGTATCTGACCCCCTATTACTCCGCGCCCAAGGTCAAGTGGTTCCTCGACAACGACCCCGCGGTGCGGCGGCTGGCGGAGGAGGGCCGCTTGCTGGCCGCCCCCGTGGCGACCTTCCTGATCTGGCGCCTGACCCGCGGCGAGGTCTTCGCGACCGACCCGACTTTGGCGCAGCGCATGATGCTGCTCAACCTGCGGACCATGGATTGGGACCCGGAGATGCTCGCCCTTTTCAACGTGCCCCGCGCGCTGCTGCCCAACGTGTTCTCCTCCGCCGGCGATTGGGGGTCTTTCCATCGCGGCGGACGCAAGCTCCCCATACTCGCCTGCCTGGGCGACCAGCAAGCCGCGACCATGGGTCTCGGCGGCGTGGCCCCGGGCTCGGCCGTGGCCAACTACGGCACCGGCGCGTTCTTCCTCTACAACACGGGCGAGGCCCAGCACCGGGTGCCGGGACTGCTGACTTCGGTGGCTTGGAAGTTGCGGGACCGGCCCGCGATCTTCCTTCAGGAGGGCACGGTGCACGCGGCCGGGGCCTCCTTCGACTGGCTGCGCGAGAATCTTGGGCTGCTCAAGAAGCAGACGGACATCGACCGCCTCTGCCGCGCCTCCAAGAACCGGGTGCTGGTCCTGCCGGCCATCGGCGGCTTGGGGGCACCGCGCTGGGACTATATCACCAAGACCGTGTTCTTCGGCATGACCAACCAGACCCGGGCCGCGGACCTGGTGCGGGGCATGGCCGAGGGCATCGCCTTCGAGATCGCGGACATCGTCGCCGCCTTGCGCCAGGCCGGACTCAAGCCCGGGGCCGTGAAGGCCTCGGGCGGTCTTTCCCGGGTGAGCTACCTGCTGCAGTTCCAGGCCGACCTGCTGGGAGCCGAGATCGAGCGCTGCGGCGAGGCCGAGGTGACGGCCTTGGGCGCTGCGTCCTTGGCCGCCGAGGCTGCGGGAGCGCCCTGGGCCGGGCGCCTGCGCCAGGGCAAAGGCGTGCGCGTGTTCAAGCCGGCTCTGCCGGAGCCTGAAGCTCAGGCCTTGCTGGCGGACTGGGGCGCCTTCGTCAAGGCGCAAGCGGCCTTGAGCCGCGAGATCAGCCTCCGGTAG
- a CDS encoding glycosyltransferase family 9 protein, producing the protein MKQLLKAVEKKGRTTVACLIGSLFPPRRTAPEDLRRGLERGDIKRILLVRPYQGLGDLICTTPVITNLKAAFPGVSIQFLANTFNQAALQNNPGLDKVWAWDERTVSHPTAWWRMRSVLRREKFDLALVLSGNALSLTSILLAKLSGARFVAGYDTRAYGRDWSRWLYSCELPYRDPVREIDKFLGLLEGIGLACPRREPVYRVLPENAGLIDERLAALFPGSTRPILGMFIGGKTDRPERIWPPANYAETARLVLAQKPCDLIIIAPPKARRQSHSRESTFWLDEDVHLSEFKKAFGADAPVFQEADLGRVAALLARLRLFICPDGGMMHVAAGLKVPTLTLFFGTDPEVWNPPVPTAHFLRSPGQDPKGLAPAAVADAAVRLL; encoded by the coding sequence GTGAAGCAGCTCCTCAAAGCCGTCGAGAAGAAGGGCCGAACAACCGTGGCATGCCTCATCGGCTCACTCTTCCCGCCCCGCCGGACCGCGCCCGAGGACCTGCGCCGCGGACTGGAGAGGGGGGACATCAAGAGGATCCTCCTGGTGAGGCCCTATCAAGGCTTGGGCGACCTGATCTGCACCACGCCCGTAATAACCAACCTCAAAGCCGCGTTCCCCGGCGTTTCCATCCAATTCCTGGCCAACACCTTCAACCAGGCGGCGCTGCAGAACAATCCCGGGCTGGACAAGGTCTGGGCCTGGGACGAGCGCACCGTCTCCCATCCCACGGCGTGGTGGAGGATGCGCTCCGTTCTGCGCCGGGAGAAGTTCGACCTGGCTTTGGTCCTCTCCGGCAACGCCCTGTCTTTGACCTCCATCCTCCTGGCCAAACTCTCCGGAGCGCGCTTCGTCGCAGGCTATGACACCCGCGCCTACGGCCGCGATTGGAGCCGCTGGCTCTACAGCTGCGAGTTGCCGTATCGCGACCCGGTCAGGGAGATCGACAAGTTCCTCGGTCTGTTGGAAGGCATCGGCCTGGCCTGCCCGCGCCGCGAGCCCGTGTATCGGGTCCTCCCCGAGAACGCCGGCCTCATCGACGAGCGTCTCGCGGCGCTGTTCCCGGGCAGCACCCGTCCGATCCTCGGGATGTTCATAGGCGGCAAGACGGACAGGCCGGAGCGCATCTGGCCGCCGGCCAATTACGCGGAGACGGCGCGGCTGGTGCTGGCCCAGAAGCCCTGCGACCTCATCATCATCGCCCCGCCCAAAGCTCGGCGCCAGAGCCACAGCCGGGAATCGACCTTCTGGCTTGACGAGGATGTCCATCTCTCCGAGTTCAAGAAGGCTTTCGGCGCGGACGCCCCCGTGTTCCAGGAGGCGGACCTGGGCCGCGTGGCGGCCCTCCTGGCGCGGCTGAGGCTATTCATCTGCCCCGATGGCGGCATGATGCATGTGGCCGCGGGCCTCAAGGTCCCGACCCTCACGCTCTTCTTCGGCACCGATCCGGAGGTCTGGAACCCTCCGGTCCCCACCGCCCATTTCCTCAGAAGCCCGGGGCAGGACCCCAAGGGACTGGCTCCCGCCGCCGTGGCCGACGCCGCGGTCCGGCTTCTATGA
- a CDS encoding DUF1015 domain-containing protein → MAMFFDDIGLQVPTVLLPAPAVDLKKWAVVACDQYTSEPAYWERVRKFAGSAPSTLNIILPEIGLDSPRLARMITSINKTMRAYVAEGVLREQRPGLVLVDRKTVHAKSRKGMIVALDLERYDFRKGSQTLIRATEGTILERIPPRVKIRKNASLELPHIMVLIDDPERTVIEPLCKKRPAKLYDTDLMQGSGHISGYLIDDAVAIERVHKSLARLAERGRFAKKYGARGKGVLLYAMGDGNHSLATAKTIWETLKSQAKDKKVIMRHPARFALVELVNVHDDGLEFEPIHRVVFNTDTAALLKAMGSFFGPRFSVRTVKGRKNAIRVSRSCAGPCHCIPFSTGKTFGIISIRRPKLTLEVATLQSFLDQYLASDKRAKIDYIHGDEVVESLSAKPGAIGFYLPPMDKSDLFKTVILDGALPRKTFSMGEASEKRFYLECRKIA, encoded by the coding sequence ATGGCCATGTTCTTCGATGACATCGGGCTGCAGGTGCCGACCGTGCTTCTTCCCGCGCCCGCGGTGGACCTCAAGAAATGGGCGGTGGTGGCCTGCGACCAGTACACCTCGGAACCCGCGTATTGGGAGCGGGTCCGCAAGTTCGCGGGGTCAGCCCCCTCCACGCTCAACATCATCCTGCCGGAGATAGGCCTGGACTCTCCGCGCTTGGCACGAATGATCACGAGCATCAACAAGACCATGCGCGCTTACGTGGCCGAGGGGGTCTTGCGGGAGCAGCGGCCGGGGCTCGTGCTCGTGGACCGAAAGACCGTCCATGCCAAGTCCCGCAAAGGGATGATCGTGGCGCTGGACCTGGAGAGGTACGACTTCAGGAAGGGCTCTCAGACCCTCATCCGCGCCACCGAAGGGACGATCCTCGAGCGCATCCCTCCCCGCGTGAAGATCCGCAAGAACGCCTCGCTGGAGCTTCCCCATATCATGGTCCTCATCGACGACCCGGAGAGGACCGTGATCGAGCCCCTTTGCAAGAAACGGCCGGCCAAGCTCTACGACACGGACCTCATGCAGGGGTCGGGGCATATCTCAGGCTATCTCATAGACGACGCGGTGGCGATCGAGCGCGTGCACAAGAGCCTGGCCAGGCTCGCGGAGCGCGGCCGGTTCGCGAAGAAGTACGGTGCCCGGGGCAAGGGCGTCCTCCTCTATGCCATGGGCGACGGGAACCACAGTCTCGCCACGGCCAAGACCATCTGGGAGACCCTGAAGTCCCAGGCCAAGGACAAGAAGGTCATCATGCGCCACCCGGCGCGCTTCGCGCTCGTCGAGCTCGTCAACGTCCATGACGACGGGCTCGAGTTCGAGCCGATCCACCGCGTGGTCTTCAACACGGACACGGCCGCGCTGCTCAAGGCGATGGGGTCCTTCTTCGGACCGCGCTTCTCCGTGCGCACCGTAAAGGGCCGGAAGAACGCCATCCGGGTGTCCCGGAGCTGCGCTGGTCCCTGCCACTGCATCCCGTTCTCGACCGGCAAGACCTTCGGCATCATCAGCATACGCCGGCCGAAGCTGACCCTGGAAGTCGCCACCCTGCAGTCCTTCCTGGACCAATACCTGGCATCGGACAAGCGGGCCAAGATAGACTACATCCACGGCGACGAAGTCGTCGAGTCGCTCTCGGCCAAGCCCGGCGCCATCGGCTTCTATCTGCCGCCGATGGACAAGAGCGACCTCTTCAAGACCGTCATCCTCGACGGCGCTCTGCCGCGCAAGACGTTCTCCATGGGAGAGGCCAGCGAAAAGCGGTTCTACCTGGAGTGCCGGAAGATCGCCTGA
- a CDS encoding ABC transporter ATP-binding protein, producing MKSLKRLLPYLHEHRVRFLQVCLVMVAVAALSGATVYILKPGINSIFERKDPNLLVAVVLAIPAIFFLKLILVYAQTYLINYIGQRIAQRLREELFAHLHTLSLDFFWRSKSGELLSRLTNDLNNLQQGLQFVPLFLVRDTLTVLILLVVMFVINWQFALIAILAIPMAGGVLAVLGKKLRSSSMKGQEVMGEIYHRFQESLQGMLVVKAFNYEAEATAKFKAESSAFFSQMMRYFRATALSGPLMEFLGSIIMAAIVLKAGTEIFHGHMTPGDFFTFLGAFFMAYAPIKNLSQTNAQVQLALAGADRIFEILDEKPSVKERPDALPFSGLRESVVFEDVSYRYPGRENWALRHIDLTIKAGEVVAFAGPSGSGKTTLVHLLLRLFDPLEGRILIDGKDLRDYSSNALRAHLGLVTQDTILFNDTLGANVGVGRHGASLEDIRSALQVADATEFVSHMPAGLDTPLGDRGLRLSGGQRQRIAIARAVLKNPSLLLLDEATSNLDTGSERSVQEALERLYPGRTVLIIAHRLTTLQNAHRIVVLHHGEVAEAGPHAELLAQGGIYATLYRYQQLEPVDVQ from the coding sequence ATGAAGTCTCTCAAGCGCCTTCTCCCCTATCTCCACGAGCACCGGGTCAGGTTCCTGCAGGTCTGCCTGGTCATGGTGGCCGTGGCGGCCCTCAGCGGCGCCACGGTCTACATCCTCAAGCCCGGCATCAACTCCATCTTCGAGCGCAAGGACCCCAATCTCCTCGTGGCCGTGGTACTGGCCATACCCGCCATCTTCTTCCTCAAGCTCATCCTCGTCTACGCCCAGACCTATCTCATCAACTACATCGGCCAGCGCATCGCCCAGCGCCTGCGCGAGGAACTCTTCGCCCATCTCCACACCCTCTCCCTGGACTTCTTCTGGAGGTCCAAGAGCGGCGAGCTCCTCTCGCGCCTGACCAACGACCTCAACAACCTCCAGCAAGGCCTCCAATTCGTGCCCCTGTTCCTGGTGCGCGACACGCTCACCGTCCTCATCCTGCTCGTGGTCATGTTCGTCATCAACTGGCAGTTCGCGCTCATCGCCATACTCGCCATCCCCATGGCGGGCGGGGTCCTGGCCGTGCTGGGCAAGAAGCTGCGCTCCTCCAGCATGAAGGGTCAGGAAGTCATGGGCGAGATCTACCACCGCTTCCAGGAGAGCCTGCAGGGCATGCTCGTGGTCAAGGCCTTCAACTACGAGGCCGAGGCCACGGCCAAGTTCAAGGCCGAGAGCAGCGCTTTCTTCAGCCAGATGATGCGCTATTTCAGGGCCACCGCCCTCTCCGGCCCGCTCATGGAGTTCCTGGGAAGCATCATCATGGCCGCCATCGTGCTCAAGGCCGGCACCGAGATATTCCATGGGCACATGACTCCCGGAGACTTCTTCACCTTCCTGGGCGCCTTCTTCATGGCCTACGCTCCCATCAAGAACCTCTCCCAGACCAACGCCCAGGTCCAGCTGGCCCTGGCCGGGGCGGACCGCATCTTCGAAATCCTGGACGAGAAGCCCAGCGTCAAGGAGCGCCCCGACGCCTTGCCGTTCTCCGGCCTGCGCGAGAGCGTGGTGTTCGAGGACGTCTCCTATCGCTATCCCGGCCGCGAGAACTGGGCCTTGCGCCACATCGACCTCACCATCAAGGCCGGCGAGGTCGTGGCCTTCGCCGGCCCCAGCGGCTCGGGCAAGACCACCTTGGTGCATCTGCTCCTGCGGCTCTTCGACCCGCTGGAGGGCCGCATCCTCATCGACGGCAAAGATCTGCGCGACTACTCATCCAACGCTCTGCGCGCCCATCTGGGCTTGGTCACGCAGGACACCATCCTCTTCAACGACACGCTGGGCGCCAACGTGGGAGTGGGCCGACACGGGGCGTCTCTGGAAGACATCCGTTCCGCTCTCCAGGTCGCCGATGCCACGGAGTTCGTCTCCCACATGCCCGCGGGCCTCGACACTCCCCTGGGCGACCGCGGCCTGCGCCTCTCCGGAGGCCAGCGCCAGCGCATCGCCATCGCGCGGGCCGTGCTCAAGAACCCGTCCTTGCTCCTGCTCGACGAAGCCACCTCCAACCTCGACACCGGCAGCGAGCGCAGCGTCCAGGAGGCTCTGGAACGCCTCTATCCCGGCAGGACCGTGCTCATCATCGCCCACCGGCTGACCACGTTGCAGAACGCCCACCGCATCGTGGTCCTGCACCACGGCGAGGTCGCGGAGGCCGGGCCCCATGCCGAGCTCCTGGCCCAAGGCGGCATCTACGCCACCCTATACCGCTACCAACAGCTCGAGCCCGTCGACGTCCAGTGA